A window of Desulfobulbus oralis genomic DNA:
GCCTGCAGGATCAGGGGATGCAGCAGATAGAAGCTGAAGCTGACCACGCCCAGGGCCCTGAGCGGCAGACAGCCCACCACCGCGGAAAAACGCGAGTTGCCGGCAAAAACCGCGAGCAGAATGAGCAGGCCCGACAGCAGGCTGAAGGCGCCCGGATACAGCCTGGGGTTGAAGCCCCAGGGCGCCAGCAGATCATTTGCCGACAGGGCCAGCAGGGCGACATACAACAGCAGGCCTGCTGCGGAAAAACGCCTCCATGGGGCCCGCCCGCCCTTCTCCTGCTCCAGACGCTCTGCCAGCAGACTGCTCAGATAGGCAAAGGCGGAGCCGCAGAAAAAGGCGCCCAGTTTGGGCGGCAGACTCGAATTTTCGCCGTACAGGGAGATCACATGCACGGTCAGGTAGCGAAAGGCGATAAAGCTCAGTTCCAGCAGAAACAGGGCTGCCAGTGCTTTGGGTCCGGCAAAACGGCAGGTCACAACAAGCAGCGCCAGAAAAAGACTCCAGAAGACGTAGTCGAACATGGAGGCAGAGCCAGGACGCGCTCCGGGCAGGCAGCAGGCAAAGGCCATCATGCCCAGGAGCGGCAGCAGGGCCCAGGTCTTTTGGCGGGCGAAACAGGCCAGACCAATGACCAGCATGGCAAAGGGCAGCCAGAAATAGAAAAACAACTCCTGGGGCACGGTCCACAAAACCCCGTCGGCCTGCACCAGATAGTAGTGACGGAAGGCCTCCACCACCCGGCCGCGGAAGAGAAACAGCACGGTGACGACCACATAGAACATGGGCAGCACCCGGCGCAGACGGCGGGCTATGTAGTTGCTCATGTAGTCAAAGGACAGCGCGCGCTTTGGCTCCTGCACAAAGGGCAGGGTCAGCAGAAAGCCGCTCAGGGTGAAAAACCAGAGAATGCCCAGCCAGCCGGTGCCCTTGAAGACGCCGGTGTGCTCGCCGAGCACGGTGAGGGCGGCCAGCCCCCGCATGCCGTCCAGGGCGCCGTAGTTGGTGCCGCTCGAGGAGACTTTGCCGGCAATGTCGCGGAAGGCCGGAAAGTCCCGAAAATGAAATCTGGTCAGCAGCAGATAGAAGATGAAGCTGTGCGCGAGCGGCAAAATCCAGCCGATAAAAAAGTTGCGGGTCTGCAGCGGCGGGAGGAGCGTGAGAAAGGGATCGGAACCCTGGGTGGCCAGGACCAGCGCATCGCCCTCCAGCCTGACGCTGGCGATGTCCGCATTGGGCCGGAAGGCCCTCTGGATGGCCGGCGCGTCAAAGGTGACGGGCCCGCCGAAATGGCTGAGAAAGGTGAGGCTGTAGAGCCGGACCGTGCCGGCATGCTGGCCCAGATCGAGCCGGACCTGCCGGGCCAGATGGTCGTACATCGGCAATTTGAGCGTGACCCGCCGACCGGCCCCGTAGTCCAGGCCGCCCACCAGCTCGTAGTCCTGCAGCCGGGCATGCGGCGAGGCAAACAGCTCCAGCCGGTCTTCGTGGTCCAGCTCCGCATCCACGATCATCTGCGAAAAGCTGGATAAAACGAGGGCATGGGTCAGCAGCTTGAAGACTGCAAAGCAGCACAGAAGCGCGGCAAAAACGGACACGGATTTAAGGCGCTGGGACATGGGCTTAGGGCTGTTAAGAAAATCGGTTCGGTACGCTGTTTACAATCAGAGCCAAAGACGCGGGCAGCAGGCCGCCTCCTGTTACATGTCCACCAAAAGGATCTCCCCGCTGCTCATGCCGTCCTGCCGGCGATAGCGAGAAAGCTCACGCCGCAGCTCTTCCAGCAGCATGCGTTCTTCCTGCTCATCCGGCCCCAGCTCTTCCATGAGATCCAGAATATCCAGTTCGAGTGAATGCGCGGAATAGCCCTCCATGACCACCAGCAGAAAGCGCGCCGCTGCGATTTCCACCAGCCTGAGCCCAGGCAACCTCTGCAAACAGGGACAGGGACCAATGATGATCAAACCGCAGCCATCAAAGGCCCGCACGGTTTCCACCCGCCTGCCCTGCCCTCCTGAGAGACCGGCCGCCATGTCCACACATTTCACGATGGCCCTGGCCCTGTCCTGGTCAATGGCCTGCAGCGCTTCAAGGGTGCGAAGCGGCAGGGTGACCGTGACCGGCGTGCTGGCCTCCTCAAATTTGGGCGGTCTGCCGACTGGCTGTTTTCGCACTTTCTTCGAGCCCATGCTCAACTCTATTTCTACGTTAAAATTTCAGGGACTATACCCTTTTTACATTAAAAGTCAAAGAATTCCTTGCACCCCCAGGGCGTTCCAAAAAAGGCCCACCTCCGCCTGCCGAGGCAGGAGAGCCCGGTTCCGGGCACGGCGGCCGCCATGGCAGGGCCAGGCGTCTGGACAAAAAAAACCCGGAAAGCTGGCGAGTCCGCTGCCTTCCGGGTGACAAACAGCAAAACGCAGGCCAGGGCCCGGCTTCCCGCTTACAGGTATCCTTCCGCCCGGTACCACTCGCCGGTGCGCCGCAGACCCTCGTCCAGGGAAATGGTCGGCTTGTAGCCCAGTTCCCGCTTGGCCTTGGAAATATCGAAGGCGCGGTTCTGGCGGTACCAGTCCACCCGGCGGGGGAAAATGGGCGGGGTGATTTTGAAGGGCTTGCAGAGGGTCTCGCAGATATGGCCAGCCAGAACCACGGGCCACACCGGAAAATGCGGGACCTTCACATCCACGCCCAGGGCCCGGCCGGTGCGGCGCACCAGATCCTCTATGCCCACATACTCCTCGTCCGCAATCAGATAGGTCTGGCCATCGCCCCTGCCCGGCTCCATCACCAGGATAAAGGCGTCGATCAGGCTGTCGATGTAGAGCGGATGGTACAGGGTCTTGCCATCGCCGAACATGGGGAAAAAGCCCTTGCTGACCCGCTTGAAGATCATAAAGAAGCGCTCCGGGTCGCCGGGGCCGTAAATGGCGGCCGGCCGGATGATCACGGCGGGCAGGCCGTTTTTATGGTACTGCATGACCAGAGGCTCGGCCTCGTACTTGGTGCGCTGATAATAGTCGGCCGGCTGTATGGGGGCCTCCTCGTTCGCCGGCGGATGGTCGACATTGCCGTGCACCCCGCAGGTGGAGCAATAGATGAAGCGCTTCACCCCGGCCTGCACGGATTCTTCCAGCATGATCCGGGTGCCGCCGACGTTGACCTCGTCATAGTGGCTGTTGGGCACGTTCAGTTCCCGGAAGGCTGCGGCCAGATGCTGCACCACATCGACGCCCGCCATGCAGCGGCGCACCACTTCCCGGTCGGTGACGGAGCCAATGACCACCTGGGCGCCCCACTGCCGGAGTTCCTCGGTTTTCAGCCCCTCGTGATAGTCCAGCGCCACCACCTCGTGGCCCAGATCCAAAAGCCGCCGCACCAGCGCCTTGCCGGTGAAACCTGTCCCGCCTGTTACCAGAACCTTCATGCTTGCCTCAAAATTTCAGTTGAAAAAACGATCATGCCAGATGGCCACGTTGAGCAGCGCCCACAGCGTATGATTGTGGTTCTGCCGCATGGCCGTGTGTTCCTCGATCAGGGTGTCAATGGCGTCCATGTGCATGTACTCCCGCAAGATCGCGGAGCTGTGCAGACGCTCGATCATATAGTCCCTGAGCTGCCCCCGCAGCAGGTGCTTGACCGGCAGACTGTAGCCCTGCTTGCCGCGATGGACGATTTTGTCCGGCAGCAGGCCTTCCAGCGCGGCCCGGAAAATGTACTTGGTGGTCATCCTGTGGAGCTTCCAGTCGCCGGGCAGGCTGGCCAGAAAGGACACCAGCACATGGTCCAGAAGCGGCACCCGGATCTCCAGGGAGGAGGCCATGGACATGCGGTCCACCTTCATGAGCACGCTGTCGGTCATCATGAAGCGCAGATCCAGATAGATTTCCCGGTTCACCGCATCGGCGGCCCCGGCCTTCCGCGCATATTCGCGCAGCTGCCAGAAGGGGTCGCCATTGATCGCCGTCCTGAAACTGTCCTGGAAGAGCCGACTTTCCAGATGCTTATTCAGAAAATACTGCCAGCGCAGATGCCCGCCGTCCTCCGGCAGCAGCGCGCCCTCGACAAAGCGCTTCAGCATGTTGATCGCGCCCTTTTTCTGGGGCTGATCCGGCAGGCGCTCCACCAGAGGGCCCACGAGACGATGACGGAGCGCAGCGGGCAGCAGGGAAAAGCAGCGATTCAGGCGGCTGGCCTTGAAGCGGTCGTAACCGGCGAAACTCTCGTCCGCGCCTTCGCCGGAAAGGCAGACCGTCACCTGCTCCCGGGCCTGCCTGCAGAGCAGGTACAGGGGCACGGTGGACAGGTCGGTCATGGGCTCGTCCAGGTGGTAGAGCGTCTGCTCCACATAGTCGGCGTTGAGCGAGTCCAGATAGAGGACCTGGTGTTCGGTCCCGAATTCCCTGGCCACAATGGCCGCATAGTCCAGTTCCGAAAAGGTGGCGTCCCTGTAGCCGATGGTGAAGGTCTTGAGCGGGCCGCCGATGTGCCGCCGCATCAGTGCGACAATGCAACTGGAATCCAGTCCGCCGGAGAGAAAGACGCCCAGGGGCACATCGGCAACCAGATGGCTTTTGACCGCAAAGTCAAGCTGTTCCCGCAGCCGCTCGACGCTCTCCTGAAAGGATGGATGCTTGCCGGGGGCAAAAGAAAGATCCCAGTACTGTCTGATCGCGAGCTGGCCATGCTCAAAGAGCGCCAGATGGCCGGCGGGCAGCTTGCGGATGCCGGCAAACATGGTCTGGGGCGCGGGCACGAACTCGAAGCCCAGATAGTCGTAGAGCGCCTGGGCGTTCACCCGCCGCTCCAGGCCCCGATATTCGAGCATGGCCTTTATTTCCGAAGCGAAAATCAGAGCAGGCTCCCCATCCACCCTGCATTCGGCATAGTACAGCGGCTTGATGCCCATGCGGTCCCGCACCAGAAGCAGACGCCGCTTTGTGCTGTCATAGAGGGCAAAGGCGAACATGCCCCGCAGACGGTCCACAGCCTCGGGGCCGTATTCCTCGTAGGCATGGACAATGACTTCCGAATCGCTCTGACTGGTGAAGCGGTGCCCCTGCTGTTCCAGCTCCCGCCT
This region includes:
- a CDS encoding acyltransferase family protein — protein: MSQRLKSVSVFAALLCCFAVFKLLTHALVLSSFSQMIVDAELDHEDRLELFASPHARLQDYELVGGLDYGAGRRVTLKLPMYDHLARQVRLDLGQHAGTVRLYSLTFLSHFGGPVTFDAPAIQRAFRPNADIASVRLEGDALVLATQGSDPFLTLLPPLQTRNFFIGWILPLAHSFIFYLLLTRFHFRDFPAFRDIAGKVSSSGTNYGALDGMRGLAALTVLGEHTGVFKGTGWLGILWFFTLSGFLLTLPFVQEPKRALSFDYMSNYIARRLRRVLPMFYVVVTVLFLFRGRVVEAFRHYYLVQADGVLWTVPQELFFYFWLPFAMLVIGLACFARQKTWALLPLLGMMAFACCLPGARPGSASMFDYVFWSLFLALLVVTCRFAGPKALAALFLLELSFIAFRYLTVHVISLYGENSSLPPKLGAFFCGSAFAYLSSLLAERLEQEKGGRAPWRRFSAAGLLLYVALLALSANDLLAPWGFNPRLYPGAFSLLSGLLILLAVFAGNSRFSAVVGCLPLRALGVVSFSFYLLHPLILQAVKAANASLFNHMALSGYAKFTVVGILTYIVAALTYTYIERPFVRR
- a CDS encoding NAD-dependent epimerase/dehydratase family protein; its protein translation is MKVLVTGGTGFTGKALVRRLLDLGHEVVALDYHEGLKTEELRQWGAQVVIGSVTDREVVRRCMAGVDVVQHLAAAFRELNVPNSHYDEVNVGGTRIMLEESVQAGVKRFIYCSTCGVHGNVDHPPANEEAPIQPADYYQRTKYEAEPLVMQYHKNGLPAVIIRPAAIYGPGDPERFFMIFKRVSKGFFPMFGDGKTLYHPLYIDSLIDAFILVMEPGRGDGQTYLIADEEYVGIEDLVRRTGRALGVDVKVPHFPVWPVVLAGHICETLCKPFKITPPIFPRRVDWYRQNRAFDISKAKRELGYKPTISLDEGLRRTGEWYRAEGYL
- the asnB gene encoding asparagine synthase (glutamine-hydrolyzing), coding for MCGICGMTWNDAALVQRMAERLAHRGPDQEGEYCAEGISLGHRRLSIIDLSEKGRQPICNEDRTVWLVANGEIYNFQELRRELEQQGHRFTSQSDSEVIVHAYEEYGPEAVDRLRGMFAFALYDSTKRRLLLVRDRMGIKPLYYAECRVDGEPALIFASEIKAMLEYRGLERRVNAQALYDYLGFEFVPAPQTMFAGIRKLPAGHLALFEHGQLAIRQYWDLSFAPGKHPSFQESVERLREQLDFAVKSHLVADVPLGVFLSGGLDSSCIVALMRRHIGGPLKTFTIGYRDATFSELDYAAIVAREFGTEHQVLYLDSLNADYVEQTLYHLDEPMTDLSTVPLYLLCRQAREQVTVCLSGEGADESFAGYDRFKASRLNRCFSLLPAALRHRLVGPLVERLPDQPQKKGAINMLKRFVEGALLPEDGGHLRWQYFLNKHLESRLFQDSFRTAINGDPFWQLREYARKAGAADAVNREIYLDLRFMMTDSVLMKVDRMSMASSLEIRVPLLDHVLVSFLASLPGDWKLHRMTTKYIFRAALEGLLPDKIVHRGKQGYSLPVKHLLRGQLRDYMIERLHSSAILREYMHMDAIDTLIEEHTAMRQNHNHTLWALLNVAIWHDRFFN